From a region of the Verrucomicrobiia bacterium genome:
- a CDS encoding DUF3341 domain-containing protein: MSANAKAYGIMAEFQTPADALHAAEKVRDAGFRRWDVFTPFPVHGMDKAMGLSNSKVGWFSFLGGVAGYTSGMLMIWFCNKFDYPVLVGGKPLFSPFSAFPPSFELTILLGAFGAIGGMLFLNRLPRLHHPLLKNRRFALATHDRYFVVIETSDPRYNEIETRKLLEAAGSKHIELVEE, from the coding sequence ATGAGTGCAAACGCAAAGGCCTACGGGATCATGGCGGAGTTTCAGACGCCGGCGGACGCGCTGCACGCCGCCGAAAAGGTGCGCGATGCCGGGTTTCGGCGCTGGGACGTTTTCACGCCGTTCCCGGTGCATGGCATGGACAAGGCCATGGGCCTGTCCAATTCCAAGGTGGGCTGGTTTTCGTTCCTGGGTGGTGTTGCCGGCTACACGAGCGGCATGCTCATGATCTGGTTCTGCAACAAGTTCGATTACCCGGTGCTGGTGGGTGGCAAGCCGCTGTTCAGTCCATTCAGCGCGTTCCCGCCGTCGTTCGAGTTGACGATTCTGCTGGGTGCGTTTGGCGCCATTGGCGGCATGTTGTTTTTGAACCGCCTGCCCCGCCTGCACCATCCATTGCTTAAAAACCGCCGCTTTGCCCTCGCGACGCACGACCGTTATTTCGTCGTCATCGAGACCAGCGATCCGCGGTATAACGAGATTGAAACCCGCAAGCTGTTGGAAGCCGCTGGCAGCAAGCACATCGAGTTGGTGGAGGAATAA
- a CDS encoding cytochrome c, which produces MRYFLLVFGIVIVLGMAVAGKRGSLSRRPPIEVFPDMDRQLKLRPMQPDGFFANGISSQPHIAGTIPRGEPIQTAAGPVFPYEDSPVNTGRIPGTTNFVPVNPLVVDAALMKRGRERFTIYCSPCHGQLADGNGVTRKYGMAAVANLHDKRIVEMPDGEIFNTITHGKNLMQPYGPQVDVRDRWAIIAYVRALQLSQLGTIDDVPEAERASLKK; this is translated from the coding sequence ATGCGCTACTTCCTGCTTGTCTTTGGAATTGTCATTGTGCTGGGCATGGCCGTTGCCGGCAAACGCGGCAGCCTGTCCCGCCGTCCGCCCATCGAAGTGTTTCCCGACATGGACCGGCAGCTCAAGCTGCGGCCCATGCAGCCGGACGGCTTCTTTGCCAACGGCATCAGTTCGCAGCCGCACATTGCGGGCACCATTCCCCGGGGCGAGCCGATTCAGACCGCCGCGGGTCCGGTGTTTCCCTATGAAGATTCGCCGGTGAACACCGGGCGCATTCCCGGCACCACGAACTTTGTTCCGGTGAACCCGCTGGTGGTGGATGCGGCCCTCATGAAGCGCGGCCGCGAGCGGTTCACGATTTATTGCTCGCCCTGTCACGGGCAACTGGCCGACGGCAACGGCGTGACGCGCAAGTATGGGATGGCTGCGGTGGCCAACCTGCATGACAAGCGCATCGTGGAAATGCCGGACGGTGAAATTTTCAACACCATCACGCACGGCAAAAACCTGATGCAACCTTACGGCCCGCAGGTGGATGTCCGGGATCGCTGGGCCATCATTGCCTACGTGCGGGCCCTGCAACTCTCGCAGTTGGGAACCATTGACGACGTGCCGGAGGCCGAGCGGGCCTCCCTCAAGAAATAG